A window from Candidatus Binataceae bacterium encodes these proteins:
- a CDS encoding RNA polymerase sigma factor has product MEHEAFARFYRDEFGRILASVIRSIGDFQLAEDAVQEAFAAALEQWPRDGMPDNPRAWIVGVARNKSIDRMRRQSRFAERSDEVRRMIEAEHASATPPMSDSAVPDERLSLIFTCCHPALAQEAQIALSLRTLCGLSTDEIARLFLVPPVTMAQRLVRAKRKIAASKIPYETPPRERLAERLDAVMTVVYLVFTEGYAATAGSELVRRDVAAEAIRLGRILIELMPDEPEPRGLLAMMLLHDARRDARVDEKGELVLLDEQDRTRWHRPQIDEGLMQAAAAFNVPFPGPYAIQGAIAAEHARSSAPAQTDWPRIAQLYAMLLEQRPNPVVELNRAVAIAMAQGPEAGLTMISEIEARGELNDYYLMWSTKADLLRRTNHLADAQQCYRRALALVRSDPERNFLKRRLTEVSS; this is encoded by the coding sequence ATGGAACACGAGGCCTTCGCTAGATTCTACCGCGACGAGTTCGGGCGAATTCTGGCCAGCGTCATTCGCTCGATCGGAGACTTCCAGCTCGCCGAAGACGCAGTCCAGGAAGCCTTTGCCGCGGCGCTGGAACAGTGGCCGCGAGATGGGATGCCGGATAACCCGCGCGCGTGGATTGTCGGCGTCGCGCGCAACAAGTCCATCGACCGAATGCGCCGGCAATCGCGCTTTGCAGAACGCAGCGATGAAGTCCGCCGGATGATCGAGGCCGAGCACGCCTCGGCGACACCCCCGATGTCTGATAGCGCCGTGCCCGACGAACGCCTAAGCCTCATTTTTACCTGTTGTCATCCCGCGCTCGCGCAGGAGGCGCAAATCGCGCTCTCGCTACGGACCCTTTGTGGTCTCTCGACCGACGAGATTGCACGCTTGTTTCTGGTGCCGCCCGTAACCATGGCCCAGCGGCTGGTGCGCGCCAAGCGGAAAATTGCCGCGAGCAAGATTCCTTATGAAACTCCGCCGCGGGAACGTCTGGCCGAACGGCTCGACGCGGTCATGACCGTCGTCTACCTGGTTTTCACCGAGGGGTATGCCGCGACCGCGGGCAGCGAACTCGTGCGCCGCGATGTGGCAGCCGAGGCCATCCGTCTCGGGCGGATTCTGATCGAGCTGATGCCCGATGAACCGGAGCCGCGCGGCTTGCTCGCGATGATGCTGCTCCACGACGCACGGCGCGACGCACGCGTCGACGAGAAAGGGGAGCTGGTGCTGCTTGATGAGCAGGATCGCACCCGCTGGCATCGCCCGCAGATCGACGAGGGCCTGATGCAAGCGGCGGCTGCGTTCAACGTTCCGTTTCCCGGACCGTACGCGATCCAGGGGGCGATCGCGGCGGAACACGCGCGCTCGTCTGCTCCTGCGCAAACCGATTGGCCGCGCATCGCGCAGCTCTACGCGATGCTGCTGGAACAGCGCCCGAACCCGGTGGTGGAGCTCAACCGAGCGGTGGCGATCGCGATGGCACAAGGTCCCGAAGCGGGGCTCACGATGATCAGCGAAATCGAAGCGCGGGGCGAATTGAACGACTATTACCTGATGTGGTCGACCAAGGCCGACCTCCTGCGACGCACCAACCACCTGGCGGATGCGCAGCAGTGCTACCGCCGCGCGCTTGCGCTGGTCCGCTCCGATCCCGAGCGCAATTTTCTCAAACGCCGCCTCACGGAGGTTTCGTCGTAG
- a CDS encoding glutathione S-transferase family protein, which translates to MLKVYGTSQSRAGRALWLAEELGLKFEHIPVGLADGGTRKPEHLKLNPNGHIPVIDDDGTILWESMAINLYLAEKYGKAPFWPSNPGDRARAYQWSFWGMTETEPHLIAVFRNRMMLPEDQRSEQAATEALESLKAPLKVLDDHLKGRPHLLGSDYTVADLNVASVLLLAPMIGVDLSGVPAAKAWLEKCLARPAAQKMRSYK; encoded by the coding sequence ATGCTCAAAGTCTATGGCACGTCGCAGTCCCGCGCAGGCCGTGCGCTGTGGTTGGCCGAGGAACTCGGACTCAAATTCGAGCACATACCCGTGGGTCTTGCCGATGGTGGCACGCGCAAGCCCGAGCATCTGAAACTCAACCCCAACGGACACATCCCGGTGATCGATGACGATGGCACCATCCTGTGGGAGTCGATGGCGATTAATCTTTACCTGGCCGAGAAGTACGGGAAGGCTCCTTTTTGGCCCTCCAACCCCGGCGACCGCGCCCGCGCGTATCAGTGGAGCTTCTGGGGGATGACTGAGACCGAGCCGCATCTTATCGCGGTATTTCGCAACCGCATGATGCTTCCCGAGGATCAGCGCAGCGAGCAGGCCGCAACCGAGGCGCTGGAATCCCTCAAAGCGCCGCTCAAGGTGCTTGATGACCACCTCAAGGGGCGTCCCCATCTGCTGGGTTCGGATTACACGGTTGCCGATCTCAATGTTGCCTCGGTCCTGCTCCTTGCACCGATGATCGGAGTCGATCTGTCCGGGGTTCCGGCCGCCAAAGCATGGCTGGAAAAATGCCTGGCGCGTCCGGCCGCGCAAAAGATGCGCAGTTACAAATAG